The following DNA comes from Alienimonas californiensis.
CCGCCGCCGCCGCGAGGTGCCAGATGTTCGTGTCCCGCAGCCCCGGCCCCTGGCCGCCGCTCCCGCCGGGTTCCGGCAGGACGACGTGGCCCAGCGGCCAGCCGGTCAGTTCGCAGATCAGTTCGACGCCGGCCTCCAGCGCCGCCTCCGGGGAGTCGGCACAGGCGGCGAGGTCCGCGGCCCGGGCCAGCGCCGCGGCGAATCGGTCCCCCGGCCCGGCCGCCTCGGCGGGACGGCCGGGGAAACGGTCGGCGGGGGGCGCGGGATCGGTCACGAGCAGCGCGATTGTCTGCGCCTCGCCCGCCGAGAACAGCGTGCGAGGAGGTCCGGGGAAGTTCGCCCCGGGTTTCTCGCACGTTTCGATTGGAAATTCCCCGTCGGCGGCCTGAAAAAATCTCCCTCGGCCGCCGGGGGAGCCCCCGTCGGCCCGCCCAGGAACCGCCCTCAGCCCAGAAACCGCCGCAGCCGGCCGGCCAGCCGGTCCAGTTCCGCCGGCCGGGTCTGGCATTCCCACACGACCATCACCCCCCAGCCGGCGGCCCGCAGTTCCCGCTCGTTGCGGCGATCGCGGGTCACGTTGCGGGCGAACTTCGCCTCCCAGTACTCCGTGCGGCTGGCCGGCGTGCTGCGACCGCGACGGCAATCGGGATGCGGGTGCCGATGCCAGAAGCAGCCGTGCACGAAGAGCGCCTTCCGCCGGCCGGGGAAGACCAGGTCCGGCGTGCCGGGCAGGTCGCGGCGGTGCAGTCGGAACCGATAGCCCAGTCGATGGGCCAGTTTTCGCACCACGCGCTCCGGCCCGGTGTTCTCCGACCGCACCGCCCGCATGATGGCGCTCCGCACGGCAGGGTCGACGGAATCGGCCACGGGCGGCGACGTGGAAGGGGACAGGTTGAAGGCGGAAAGGGACGACGCCCGCCCCCACCTTCCCCCCCCGGCTCCAACCTTCAACCTTCGTCCTTCAACCTCCTGCCCCCCGCCCCATGACCCCGCGGTTCGCGACGATCGCCCCGACCGCCGCCGACCTCCGGGGCGGCGTGCTGCCGCTCGGCCCGCTGCGGGGCGGCCCCTGGCTGAGCGACGCCGAGACGTTGCGGATCGAAGTCCCGACCGACGGCATTTCAGACGACGGGGCCGCCCGCCAGATCGACGCCGCCCTGTCCGGCGACGGGCCGCTGTTCGGGGAGTCGGCCCAGTCCCCGGAACTGGCTGCCTGGTATCAAGAGGCCGGCCTGACCGCCGGCGGCTCGCTGCTAATCCGGCGAATCGGCCGCGGGCGGGTGCGGGTCTCGCCGCTGGGGCCGCCGTTTCGGTTTATTGATCTGTTCGCGGGGATCGGGGGCTTCCGGCTGGGCTTTGAGGCGGCCGGGGGCGAATGCGTGTTCTCCTCGGAGATCGACGCCGACGCCTGCGACACCTACGAGGCGAACTTCGGCGACCGACCGCACGGCGACATCACCGCAATTGACGCCGCCGACGTGCCGGAGCACGACCTGTTATTGGGCGGCTTCCCCTGTCAGGCCTTCAGCATCATCGGCAAGCGGCGGGGCTTCGAGGACACCCGCGGAACGCTGTTCTTCGACGTCGCCCGCATTCTCAAGGAACGCCGCCCCGCCGCCGCGGTCCTGGAGAACGTCAAACAATTCCGCACCCACGACGGCGGCCGCACCTGCGCCACCGTGGTGAACACGCTGGAGGAGCTGGGTTATACGACCCACGTGACGGTGCTGAACGCCCTGAACTACGGCGTCGCCCAGCGGCGGGAACGCACCTTCATCGTCGCCCTGCGGAACGATTTAGAGACCGCCCCCTTCCGTTGGCCGGAGCCCTACCCGGAGCGGGCCGACCTGGCGGAGATCCTCGAACCGGACGACGCCGTCGCCCCGAAGCTGTGGGGCACCGAATATATCCGGGCGAAGCGTCTGGCCCGCCTACGGGAGCAGGGCAAACAGCCGATCCGCCCGTCGATCTGGCACGAGAACAAAGGCGGCCACATCGGCCAGCACCCGTATAGCTGCGCCCTGCGGGCGAACGCCAGCCACAGCTATTTATTAGTCAACGGCGAGCGCCGCCCCACCGGCCGGGAACTGCTGCGACTGCAGGGATTTCCCGACGATTTCCGCATTGCGGTGAGCCATCGGGCGCTGCGCAAACAATGCGGCAACAGCGTCGCCGTCCCGGTCATCGCCGAAGTCGCCGCCGCGGTGCGGCGGGCATTGAGGGACGCATGAGCCCGACGTGAGCGGTCTGGGTTTATAAGCTGTTTCAGGACCTGAGGAACACCAACCCGAAGCGTCAGCGAGGGCGTCGGCCGCAGCTCGACGAAAGGTCGCCTCCGCTGCGCAGAGGCCCTCGCTGACGCTTCGGGTTAGTATTGAAACAGTGACTTAGCGCTGTGCCGTCGCCGCTCGCACGGAGGCCAGCAGCGCTGGCGAGACGTCCCGTGGCCCGCCGTCGGTCAGGTGGACGAGGCAATCCTCCAGCGATCCGCCAGTCAGCCGGGCCAGCGCCGCCGCGGTGATAACGGGGGACCGGCTCATCCCCCCCGAACAGCACACCAGCGTGCGGATTTGGCGGACGAAGAGCATATGGACCGTTTCGACAGCAGTCGCGATCAACTCGGGCGAGTTCGACCCGTCGTCGTGCAGCGGGAAGCGGCAGTAGATGAGGTCGCGGCCGAGCGTGGCGGGCGGTTCTTCCACAGCGAGATCGACGACGGCTTGAATCCGTAGGTCATAGAGCCGCCGCAGATCCCGGGCGGACGCCGCATCGGCGAGAAACGCCAAGTCTTCATGGGCAGTTCGGATCATGGCGTTCCAGCGTGGCGGCCGCCCGCGTTTCCTCCGGTCCTCACACGTCCAGGTCGCGGGCTTCGAGGGCGTGCTTTTCGATGAACTCGCGGCGGGGTTCGACGGCGTCGCCCATCAGGATGCGGAAGATCTCGTCGGCGCCGCTGGCGTCGGCCATCGTGACCTGCATCAGGGTGCGGGTCTCCGGGTCCATCGCGGTCGTCCACAATTCTTCGCTGTCCATCTCGCCCAGCCCTTTAAAGCGGACCACGGCGAGGCCGCGTTCGCCCAACTCGCGCAGCTTCGGGAGCAGTTCCCGCAGGCTTTCGAGGCCGTCCTCGCCGCCTTTATGACGGACGAAGAACGGCACGACCGGCTCGCCGTTGCGCAGGCCGGCGGAGATCAGGTCCGACGGGTTCACGCCCAAGCCCTTCAATTCGCTCAGGGCCTCGTTGATGCCGCGGATCTCGTGCAGGTCGGTGACCGTAAACAGCGGGCCGGCGTCGGCCTCCGCGGCGGCCCCTTCCGCGGCGGTCTCCCCGTCCGCGGTCGGCGCCGGGGCGGCGGGCTGATGCTCTTCCAGGAAGGCGTCGAGGGCGGCCTTATCGGCGAGCCAAGTCTCGTTCGGGCCGATCGTCACCCGGTAGCGGGGCAGCAGGCCGCCGCGGCCCTGGTCGTCGGCGCCGATCAATTCCTCGCGGACCAGCAGGCGGAAATCCACGCCGCGGCGTTCGAGCGTTTCCAACGGCTCTTCCAGCTTCATCAGCAGGCCGGACAGCCGGGCGAGGGCGTCGTCGGCGAACTCGAAACCGTCCTTCTTCACGACCAACTCCGCGCCGTCGCGGCCCAGCTCGACCAGTTCGGTCTGCATCTCCTCGTGGGTCAGGACGTACCGCGGGGCGGCCCGGGAGCCCTTTTTCGTCACCCGATACAGCGGCGGCTGGGCGATATACACCGCCCCGCACCGCACCAGTTCGCGGAGGTGCCGGAACAGGAAGGTGAGGATCAGCGTGCGGATGTGGGAGCCGTCGATGTCGGCGTCGCACATCAGAATAATGCGGCCGTAGCGGCGCTTGCGGACTTCCGCGTCGCCGGCCTGCGGGGGGACGCCGACCGCCTTGAAAATGTTGCTAATTTCGTTGTTGTCCAGCACCTTGACGAGCTGGGCTTTCTCCACGTTCAGGATCTTGCCCCGCAGCGGCAGGATCGCCTGCGTTTCGCTGTCGCGGCCGGTGTCGGCGGAGCCGCCGGCCGAGTCGCCTTCGACCAGATACAGCTCGGTGTTTTCCAGCTCCCGGCTGCGGCAGTCGCGGAGTTTCTCCGGCAGGCCGCCGGTGGTCAGGGCGCCTTTGCGGCGGACCATTTCGCGGGCTTTTTTGGCCGCCTCGCGGGCCTCGGCGGCCTTGACCGCCTTTTGCAGGACGACCTTGGCGACGTCCGGGTTCTCCTCCAGGTACTTCGCCAGTTGCTCCCCGACGACGCTGTTGACGGCGCCCTCGGCCTCGTTGTTGAGCAGCTTGACCTTATTCTGGGCGAGGAACTTGGGGTCCGGCAGGCGGACGGTCACCACGCCGGCGAGGCCTTCGCGGAAGTCGTCGCCGGCGGGGACGATGTCCTTGAAGGCGTTGGTCCGCTTGCCGTAGGCGTTCAGCGTGCGGGTGAGGGCGGTTTTAAATCCGGAGAGGTGAAAGCCGCCCTCGCTGTTAAAGATGCCGTTGCCGTAGCAGCGGACCTGCTCGGAGAAGCCGGCGTGATATTGAAAGGCGACGTCCACGCCGATCAGTTGGGCCGCGCCCTGCTCCTCGCCGACGGTGATCTCGCCGGCGCAGCGGATCACCTGCGGGAACAGCGGGGTTTCGGTGCGGTTGAGGTACTGCACGAACTCCGTGAGGCCGTCTTCGTAGCGGAATTCTTCCTTCTGGTCGGTGCGTTCGTCCTCAATGCTGGTTTTGAGACCGGCGTTGAGGAAGGCGGCGTCCCGCAGGCGGCGGTGCAGCGTTTCATAGACGACTTCGGTGTCGCCGAAGATGGCGGCGTCGGGCTTGAAGGTGACCGTGGTGCCGGTCTCCGTCGCGGCGCCAAGCCGCTTGAGCGGCTGGGTGAGTTCGCCGCGTTTGAACTCCATGGTCCAGTGATAGCCGTCGCGGCGGACTTCGGCCTCAAGCCATTCGGCGCAGGCGTTGACGGCGGTGATGCCGATGCCGTGCAGGCCGCCGGTGCCGGTCGTGTAGCCGCTGGAGCGGTCGAACTTGCCGCCGGCGTGCAGCTCCGTGAAGACGACCTCCAGGGCGCTGCGGCCGCCGAGCGCCTCGGTCTCGGCGACGGGGATGCCGCGGCCGTCGTCGGAGACGGTCACGGAGCCGTCCGCGTTGATCTTTACCCGGCAGGTCGTGGCGTAGTCGTTGGAGAACTCGTCGATGACGTTGTCGATGAGTTCGTACACCAGATGGTGCAGGCCGACGGCGTCGGTGCCGCCGATATACATCGCCGGCCGCAGGCGGATGCCTTCGATCCCCTGCAGGTGACGGATCTGATCCGAGCCGTACGTGCTGCCGTCCGGCCCGACGACCGTTTTCCCGCCGGCGTTCTCACCGGCGCCTGGGGCCATCCCGGCGACGGTCTCGGGGGTCGTGTCGGGGGGAGCGGGAGCGTCAGTGGACATGCGCGGCGGGAGCGTGAAATTCAGGCTGCGAAGGCCCTCATTGTACGCTCCGGAGGCCGGTTCGGACATGCCGAAACGGTGGCCGCCGGTTCACTATCCCGGGAGCGTCCTGAAGACGCGCGCCGCCTATCGGCGACGGCGAAGCGGGGGGCGTCTTGAGATGCGGGTCTGAAACCGCTTCTCAGCCTCCGAACGGCCTTTGGTTCTTGTCTCTTGGGCTCTGATCATTCCCCAAAGCCGGGTCGGGCGGTTGGGCGGGGTTCGGGCGCTCCGAGGGGGGCTTGCGGAGTTCGCCGTTGAGTTTGAACTTCAACGTCCGCAGCCGGGTTTCCGGCATGCGGCGCTGCATCTCCGCCAGCAGGCGGTCCTGATGGAAGGAGGCCAGCTCCCCCAGCAACGCGGAGTTCTGCACGCCCACGTGCAACGCCCCGTGCCGCACGCCGATCACCCGGGTGCGATCCGCGATCCGGTCCCCGGCCGCGGCCCGCCAGTCCTTCGCCAACTGCGTGCTCTCCCCGGTCGAGGCGACGCCCTTGATACGAATCAGCTCCGCCAACGCCGCCCCGAGCGTCGGCGGCGTGCCGGGGCCGCCCGTCGGACGACCGGGACGGGGCCTGTTGCTCGAACCGACGGGCTTGCGGGGCGGCATGGGGTGGTCTTCGCTTGAACGCCGTGACGTCGCCTCATCCTACCAACTCGAAGCGTCCGCGAGGGCCGCGGCGCAGCCGCGGGAAACGCTCGCCGGGCTGCGCCCGACGCCCTCGCTGACGCTTCGGGTTGGTGGGTTCAGCGATCCCGCGACAGCGGCATGATGACGTAGGTGTAGTCGCCGCCGGTGCGTAGCACGGCGGCGCTGTCCGGGTCGTTCAGGCCGATCGTGAAGGTCGCTTCCGGTTCCAGCACCTTCAAAAAGTCCGCCACGAAGCGGGGGTCGAAGGTGATCGTGAACGCCTCGCCGTCGTAGGGCACCGGCAGTTCGATCTTGGACGCCCCCACATCGGCGGCCCGGCTGGTCAGGGTCAGGTTGCCGTCCTCGAAGGTGAAGTCGACGCCGCGGGTCTCGTCGCTGGTCACGATCTGGGCCTGACGGACCGCCGAATAAAACGGCCCGGCGACCATCTCGATCGTGTGCTTGCTCTCGGCGGGGATGACCTGCCGGTAGCGGGGGAAGCGGCCCTCGACCAGACGGGCGGAGACGACCACGTCGCCGGCTTTGCAGAGCACGTCGTTGTCCCGCAGGGTGACGAACACTTCGCCGTCGGCGTCGCCCAGCACGCGGTCCAGGATGCCCAGGGCCTTCGCGGGGATCACCGGCCCGTCGGCCGGGCCCGTGCCGGGGGAGCCGGTCGCGGAGGCGGCGGCTTCCACCACGGCCAGGCGGCGGCTGTCGGTGGCGGCGAAGGTGACG
Coding sequences within:
- a CDS encoding DNA gyrase subunit B; protein product: MSTDAPAPPDTTPETVAGMAPGAGENAGGKTVVGPDGSTYGSDQIRHLQGIEGIRLRPAMYIGGTDAVGLHHLVYELIDNVIDEFSNDYATTCRVKINADGSVTVSDDGRGIPVAETEALGGRSALEVVFTELHAGGKFDRSSGYTTGTGGLHGIGITAVNACAEWLEAEVRRDGYHWTMEFKRGELTQPLKRLGAATETGTTVTFKPDAAIFGDTEVVYETLHRRLRDAAFLNAGLKTSIEDERTDQKEEFRYEDGLTEFVQYLNRTETPLFPQVIRCAGEITVGEEQGAAQLIGVDVAFQYHAGFSEQVRCYGNGIFNSEGGFHLSGFKTALTRTLNAYGKRTNAFKDIVPAGDDFREGLAGVVTVRLPDPKFLAQNKVKLLNNEAEGAVNSVVGEQLAKYLEENPDVAKVVLQKAVKAAEAREAAKKAREMVRRKGALTTGGLPEKLRDCRSRELENTELYLVEGDSAGGSADTGRDSETQAILPLRGKILNVEKAQLVKVLDNNEISNIFKAVGVPPQAGDAEVRKRRYGRIILMCDADIDGSHIRTLILTFLFRHLRELVRCGAVYIAQPPLYRVTKKGSRAAPRYVLTHEEMQTELVELGRDGAELVVKKDGFEFADDALARLSGLLMKLEEPLETLERRGVDFRLLVREELIGADDQGRGGLLPRYRVTIGPNETWLADKAALDAFLEEHQPAAPAPTADGETAAEGAAAEADAGPLFTVTDLHEIRGINEALSELKGLGVNPSDLISAGLRNGEPVVPFFVRHKGGEDGLESLRELLPKLRELGERGLAVVRFKGLGEMDSEELWTTAMDPETRTLMQVTMADASGADEIFRILMGDAVEPRREFIEKHALEARDLDV
- the dcm gene encoding DNA cytosine methyltransferase, which gives rise to MTPRFATIAPTAADLRGGVLPLGPLRGGPWLSDAETLRIEVPTDGISDDGAARQIDAALSGDGPLFGESAQSPELAAWYQEAGLTAGGSLLIRRIGRGRVRVSPLGPPFRFIDLFAGIGGFRLGFEAAGGECVFSSEIDADACDTYEANFGDRPHGDITAIDAADVPEHDLLLGGFPCQAFSIIGKRRGFEDTRGTLFFDVARILKERRPAAAVLENVKQFRTHDGGRTCATVVNTLEELGYTTHVTVLNALNYGVAQRRERTFIVALRNDLETAPFRWPEPYPERADLAEILEPDDAVAPKLWGTEYIRAKRLARLREQGKQPIRPSIWHENKGGHIGQHPYSCALRANASHSYLLVNGERRPTGRELLRLQGFPDDFRIAVSHRALRKQCGNSVAVPVIAEVAAAVRRALRDA
- the dnaN gene encoding DNA polymerase III subunit beta, which codes for MKLHCARPALAAAFTTVGAAVPTRTPKEILRNVRIDAEGDSAVLSGTDSEVGVRVKLGGVTVERPGSTLLPAQRVQQILRELNDDTVHLELGPAPGAKGGEEPEENDAVWIRAGHSEFRLSPEDPAEFPPVADFEQDAYHTLSEGVLKGAIRRTLFATDTESTRYALGGVLVEVGSGENGGETVTFAATDSRRLAVVEAAASATGSPGTGPADGPVIPAKALGILDRVLGDADGEVFVTLRDNDVLCKAGDVVVSARLVEGRFPRYRQVIPAESKHTIEMVAGPFYSAVRQAQIVTSDETRGVDFTFEDGNLTLTSRAADVGASKIELPVPYDGEAFTITFDPRFVADFLKVLEPEATFTIGLNDPDSAAVLRTGGDYTYVIMPLSRDR
- a CDS encoding DUF721 domain-containing protein — encoded protein: MPPRKPVGSSNRPRPGRPTGGPGTPPTLGAALAELIRIKGVASTGESTQLAKDWRAAAGDRIADRTRVIGVRHGALHVGVQNSALLGELASFHQDRLLAEMQRRMPETRLRTLKFKLNGELRKPPSERPNPAQPPDPALGNDQSPRDKNQRPFGG
- a CDS encoding very short patch repair endonuclease, with translation MADSVDPAVRSAIMRAVRSENTGPERVVRKLAHRLGYRFRLHRRDLPGTPDLVFPGRRKALFVHGCFWHRHPHPDCRRGRSTPASRTEYWEAKFARNVTRDRRNERELRAAGWGVMVVWECQTRPAELDRLAGRLRRFLG
- a CDS encoding dual specificity protein phosphatase family protein, which produces MIRTAHEDLAFLADAASARDLRRLYDLRIQAVVDLAVEEPPATLGRDLIYCRFPLHDDGSNSPELIATAVETVHMLFVRQIRTLVCCSGGMSRSPVITAAALARLTGGSLEDCLVHLTDGGPRDVSPALLASVRAATAQR